The Candidatus Tectomicrobia bacterium DNA window GGTGGGCGGCGCCAACCGCAGCGCCTACCACGCCGCCAAGCACGGGGTGATCGGCCTGGTGCGCTCGGCCGCGCTCGAAGTGGCCCAGCGGGGGGTGACGGTCAACGCCATCTGCCCGGGCTTTGTGGAAACCCGCATGATCTCCGACAATAGGGACGACTTCATCCGCTTCGGCGGGAACGACGGCGGAGAGGACGTCCTCCGGAAATTCCGGGAGGAGATCCCCATGAAGCGCTTCCTCGATCCGTCCGAGGTGGCCGCGATGGCGGCCTTTCTCGCCAGCGAGGACGCGCGCGGCGTCACCGGCGAGGCGTACACGATCTCCTGCGGAGCCGTGCAGGCCTAGCCTCCACTCCGCCGCTGTACCGCCCTGGAGTTGTCCCCGATGTCCCGACGGCCGCGCCGGCTCAACGCGCCATCCCTCCGGCGGGAGCCCGCGCTGACGGGCCCGGCCGTGGAGGGCGAGCGCGCCCGGGCGCGGAGGCGGCTCAGGTCCCGGCCGAAGCCTCCCCCCGCCGGCGATGCGTCTCCCTCCTCCACATCCGGCAAGGCGTCATCGGCCCGGCGGCGGGGCGGGTTCCCCCGTGCGATGCGGGGCTTCCTCGCCTTCGTCCTCCTGGGCGCGACCGTCGCCGCGGTCGCCGCCGCCGCGGGGGGGATCGCCTACTACCGCAAGGTGGCGCGGGAGCTGCCGGACGTGGAGCTCCTCCGGACCTACCGTCCCAGCCTCGTCACCCGGGTGTTCGACCAGCACGGCGGGCTGGTGCGCGAGTTCTTCGTCGAGCGGCGCTTCCTGCTCCCGCTGGAGGAGATTCCCCGGAACGTGATCCAGGCCACCATCGCCACCGAGGATTCGCGCTTCGAGGAACATCCGGGAGTAGACGTCATCGGCATCGGCCGGGCGGCCCTGCGGAACATCGCCGGGGGCGAGATCGTCCAGGGCGGCAGCACCATCACCCAGCAGCTCGCGAAGACCCTCTTCCTCACGCCGGAGCGCAGCCTCGACCGCAAGCTCAGGGAGGCGGTGCTGGCCTTCCGCATCGAGAGCCGCTTCGGCAAGCGGGAGATACTCAACCTCTACCTGAACCAGATCTACTACGGCCACGGCGCCTACGGCATCGAGGCCGCCGCGCGCGTCTACTTCGGCAAGGGCGCGAAGGACCTGACCCTGCCGGAGGCCGCCCTCCTCGCCGGCCTCCCCCGGGCGCCCAATACCTACAGCCCCTTCCGCTCGCTCGACCGGGCCAAGCGCCGCCGCGCCCACGTCCTGCGGCGGATGTACGCCGAGGGCTACATCTCGGGCATGGAGCGCGATCTGTCGGCCCGGGCGCTCGTCCGGCTCGCGAAGGTGCCGCCGAGCGGCGGGGAGGCCGAGTACGCCATCGAGGAGGCCCGGCGCCAGGCGGGGCGGCTGGTGGGCACCCAGCGGTTCTACCGGGACGGGCTCCGGATTCACACCACCATTCATTCGGACATCCAGCGCGAGGCGACGAGCGCCTTGCGCAAGGGTCTGCAGGAGGTGGATCGGCGGCGGGGCTACCGCGGCCCCATCGGGCGCGTCAGCCTCCGGTGGAGCGAAGACCGGATATGGAACTTCGTGGCCATCTTCCTCGCCCAGCGCGAGGAGTGGCCGGAGTTCCGCGCGGGGCGGTGGGAGCCGGCGGTGGTGACCAAGGTTTCGCGGCGGAGGGCCGATCTGAAGCTGCGGGGCGCCGAGGGTTTCCTCCTCCTCGAGGACGCCGAGTGGGCGCGCCCGTTCGACCCTTCCCGGAACGGGCTCGGCGACAAGCTCGCGAACCTGGAGGAGGCGCTCCGGCCGGGGGACGTCGTGCTGGCCGAGCGCCTCCCGGCGAACGGCAAGCCCGAGGCCGCCCCCGCGCGGGTGAGGCTGGTCCAGGAGCCCCAGGTGCAGGGAGCCGTCGTGGTGCTGGAGCCCCGCACCGGCGCCATCCGGGCCATGGTGGGGGGCTACGACTTCGAGCGGAGCCGCTTCAACCGGGCCACCCAGGCCGTCCGGCCGCCGGGCTCGGCCTTCAAGCCGTTCGTCTACCTCGCGTCCCTGCGCGAGGGGTGGACGCCCTCGGACATCATCCTCGACGCACCTGTGATTTTCCCCTCCGAGGGAGGGGAGTGGAAGCCCACCAACTTCGAGGAGCGCTTCTTCGGCCCCACCACCCTGCTCGACGCCATCACCTATTCGCGCAACGTCGTCACGGTGAAGCTGGCGAGCGCGATAGGGGTGAGGAAGATCATCCGGCGGGCCCGCGAGCTGGGCATCCGCTCCCCCCTCAAGCCGAACCTCTCGCTGGCCCTGGGCTCCAACGGGGTGACCCTGCTGGAGCTGGCCTCGGCCTACGGCACCCTGGCCAACGGAGGGGTGCGCGTGGAGCCCCACCTCCTGCAGCGGGTGGAGGATGCCGCCGGCCGCGCCATCTGGGGCGTCTCGCCCGCGGTGAGGCGCTCCGTCCCCCCCGAGGAGGCCTACGTGATGGTGGACCTCCTCCAGCGGGTGGTCGAGGCGGGGACGGCCTCCAGGGCCCGGGAGCTCAAGCGCCCGCTCGCCGGCAAGACGGGCACGACGAACGACTATCAGGACGCCTGGTTCGTCGGGATATCTCCCCTGTTCGCGGTGGGGGTATGGGTGGGCATGGACGACAAGAGCACCCTGGGCCGCAACGAGACAGGGGGCCGGACGGCCCTGCCGATCTGGATGGAAGTGATGGCGTCCCTGCACGAGGGGCTGCCCGCCATGGACTTCCAGCGGCCCCAAAAAGTCTCGATGGTCTACGTGAACCCCCGCACGGGCGCCCGCCTTCCCAGGGAAGAGCCGGGCGGGGTGTGGCAGGCCTACCTCCCGGGGAGCGAGCCGGACTTCGCGCCCCGCCAGGTGCGGCCGGACGATCTGAAGGCCTTCGCCGCGGAACCCGAAGCGGCCGGGCCCGCCCCCCGCGAGCCGGAGGAACTCTCCCTGGCGGAGCAGGGCGGCGGGCCGCCGGGGCCGGGGGAAGCTGAAGGTCCCGGCTTCAATCCCTTCCGGGGCGATCAGGGGAGATGAAGCCGCCCCCGCCGCATCCGGCTAGGGAAGGGCGGAGCGGGGGCCTCCGGCGGCGGGCGGCGGGAGGGCGGGGGCGGGGGCCAGCCCCTCCCGGTGGGGCGTGATCATCTGCAGGTGGACGATCTTGTTCCGCCGGACGGTGAGGACGAAGAGCTGCCGCAATGCGTCGCCCTCCGGCCCCATGTCCGTCAGGCCCATGATTCCCTCGAAGCCGCGCAGGGTGGCCAGGTAGTCGCGCATCTCCCGCCTCGTCTTGGCCCCCTTGGCGAGCCCCTCGAAGACCATCTTCGCCGCGTCGTAGCCCATGGCGGAGAAGATGTCCGGCTTCCGGCCGAAGAGCTGGGTGTACTCCTTCGTGAACCGGGCGATGCGCGGGTCCTCGGAATCGGGAAAGAACCCGTCCACGAAGATCGCCCTCTCCACGTAGCGCTCGCCGAAGCGGAGGAGGTCGTCGTTGTTCCAGCCGTGGCCTCCCAGCAGCCGGACGCTGTGCATGTTGTAGAAGGGGATCTGCGGGGCGATCAGCACGGCCTTGTCGTGATAGGCGGGGACGAAGAGCGCCTCGAAGGGCAGGGCCAGGCGGAAGGGCTCGTTGGGCCTGAGGCCCAGCGCGCGCTTCTGGCGGGCGAGCTGGTTGTCGTCCATCCCGCCCAGGGCGCGCATTTGGGGGCCGAAGTCGTTGGCGTCGTGCGGGAAGGGGATGGACTTGGCCACCTGCCCGCCCAGCCGCTGGACGCTCTCGGCGAAGTGGCGCGCGAGCTCGCGGCCGTCGGTGTCGTCGGGATAGAGGATGGCGAACTGGCGCAGGCCGAGGGCCTTGACGGCGTACGCCGCCGCGCCCTCGGCCTGGAGCTTGTTGGTGAGGGTGTTGCGGAAGAACCAGGGTCCGCGCCCCGCCATCTGGGTGCGGATGGCGAAGGGCGTGAGCAGGGGCGTCTCGAACCGGGCCGCCGCGGCGGCGGCGGCCTCGGCCGCCGAGCTCAGGAAGGGCCCCACGAGGGCCAGGACCTTCTCCTGCTGGATGAGCTCCTCCGTCTTGGCGACCGCGTCGCCCGGGGAGCCGGCCGCGCCGCGGGTGTCCCGCACCGCGATCTGGATTTGGAGCTTGGGGTTCTGCTCCAGCGCATGGCGCAGGGCGAGCTGGACGCCCTGATAGACGCGCTCGCCCGCCGCGGCCGCGGGCCCGGACAGGGGGAGGAGCACCCCCACCCGCCCCTGGTTCACCGAAAGCTGATCGCGCAGCCGGCTCTCCAGCTCGAGAGCCGCCTCCCGGTCGGGATGATCGGGGTAGTCCTCGAGGAAGCGGCGGATGGCGGCGAGCGACGCCTGGGGCCTCCCCTCGTCGGCGGCGCGGCGCGCCAGGGCCAGCCGGAGGATGGGGCCCGTCGGCGCCTGCTTGATCTTCTCCACGGCGGAGAAAAGCTGGTGCTGGGCCACCTTCGCCTCGGCGAGGAGCCTCAGCCGGGCCTTGATGCGCTCGGGGTGCGGGAGCTGATCGCTCGCGTTCAGGGCTTCCGCGTAGGAGAGGAGGGCGGCGAAGGGATCGTTCCGGATCTCGTAGACGTCCCCCAGCGCGGCCAGCAGATAGGCGCGCCGCAGGGCATTCCCCTCCCGGCTCAGGCTCCCGCGCAGGGGGAGCCAGGCGTTTTCCGCGTCGCCCGCCGCCTGAAGGGCGAGGCCGAGCCAGAACTCGCTGTCCGAGTAGAAGTGAGAGAGGGGGAAGCGGCTCTGTAGCGTCTTGAGGCGGTCGGCGGCGTCCGCGTAGTGCCCCTCGGCGTAGGCGATGCGAGCGAGATCGAAGAGCGCCGCCTCGGCCGCGACGCTCTGGGGATCCCGGCTCAGCACCGCCAGGAGGTCCTCGGCCGGGCGCTCCGGCCGGGCCGGGGCGGGCGCCATCCACCGCTCCTGCGGGGCAGGCTGCGGCGCGGACAGCGGGGGGAAAGCGGGAAACGGGCTGGCCGCCTGCGCGCAGAGCGGGAGCGCCAGCATCCAGGCGATGAAACAGGCGGTTCGGGCGAAAGCGTGTCGTCTCATCTCGTATGCGGAAAAAGCCTTGCGGGAAAGAGGAAATGGACGAAGCTGCACCGACAGGGTAGGTAGAGAGGAGAAGAGTGTCAAGGATGCATTTCTTGGGGCCGGTTTGCACGCCGGATAGGGGAGCGGTAGGCTCAGGAATATGCCGCCGCCGGAGGAAATGCGCGTGACGAGCCCGCTGCGTCCCTCCCAGCCGGATCACTTGGCCTGGCCCTCCGCTTGGTGGAAGCCCGATCCCGGCATGGGATATGAGCCCGAAGACCCGGGGCGGCGGCCCGGCCAGGCGGCGAGGCGCTGGCTGATCCCAGCCCTGCTGCTTCTGACGACCCTGCTCACCACCTTGCTGGCGGGCGCTTTTCAGCGCGGCTTTTTCCCCACGGCTATCCTCGCCCATCCGCTGCTCATCTTCCAGGGGCTGCCCTTCGCCGGGACCTTGCTCCTGATCCTGGGCGCCCACGAGTGCGGCCATTACCTCGCCGGGAGGAGGTGGGGAGTGGACGTGTCGCCCCCCTATTTCATCCCCGCCCCCACCCTCTTCGGGACCTTCGGCGCGGTCATCCGCATCCGGGGAAAGATCCTGAACCGCAACGCGCTGCTGGACGTGGCGGCCGCCGGCCCCCTGGCGGGCATGGTGGTGGCCCTTCCCGCCGTCCTCATCGGGCTCTCGCTCTCCCGGGTGGTCACCGGCGGGGAAGGGGAGGCGGCGCAGGGGCTCGGCCTGGGCACTCCCTGGCTCTTCGATTTCGCGGCCCGGGCCATCCTGGGCCCGCTGGAGCCGAGGGACGACGTGGTGCTCCATCCCGTCGCCTTCGCGGGATGGTGCGGCTTCCTGGTCACCGCCCTGAACCTGATCCCGGCGGGGCAGCTCGACGGCGGCCACGTCGTATACACCCTCTTCGGGCGGTGGCACCGCGCGATCACCCTGGCGGTCGGCGTGATCCTCCTCGGCATGGCCTTTTGGTGGGAGGGATGGCTCCTGTGGGGGGCCATCGTGCTCGTCCTGAGCCGGAGCCACCCCCCCCTCCTCGACGAGTGGACGCCCCTCTCCGCCGGGAGGAAATGGCTCGGTTTCGCGTGCCTTGCCTTGCTGGCCTTGACCTTCATCTGGGTTCCGATCCACCTTCCCTAGGGTAGCCCTCGCCCCGGAAGGAGCGCCGTGTTCGGCAAACCGCGTTTTCCCCTCTCCGTCGACATCGGCAGCCATGCCATCAAGCTGGTCCAGTTCGAGCATAAGAAGAAAAAGCTCGCCCTCAAGCGGCTGGGGATGGCGTCTTTGGCTCCCGGCGCCGTGGCCGAGGGAGTGATCCGCGACCCGGAGGAGGTGATGCGGGCCTTCGAGGAGCTGGTCGCGGCCGAGAAGGCCAAGGAGCGCGAGGTGGTCGTCGCCCTCTCGGGCTCGGCGGCCGTTGTCCGGCCGGTGCGGGTCCCCTCGGATCCGTCCCTGCCGGTGGAGGAGGCCATCGAGGCCGAGGCCGCGCAGATCCTTCCGTTCCCGGTGGAGGAGGCCCGCCTCACCCACAGCCGGATGGGGAGGGTCGAGGCCGGCGGCCAGCGCATGGAGGAATTCCTCCTCGTGGCGGTGCGCCGGAAGCCTTTGGCGGACCTGGTGGAGCTTTTCCGCCATCTCGAGTACGAGCCGAAGGTGGTGGACGTGGCCCTCCTCGCCCTGGAGAGCGCGATCGAGCTCGCCGAAGTCGAAGAGGGAGAGGGATGCCTCGCCCTGGTGGACATCGGCGCCGGCCAGACGCTGGTCCACATCCTGCGGAGCGGGCGCACCCTGCTGACGCGGGTGATCCCGCGCGGGGGAGCGGCGGTGACGGCGGCCCTCGCGAAAAGGCTCAACGTGAGCTCGGCCGACGCCGAGGCGATGAAGCTGGGGGCGAAGCCGGTCCCCAGCCCCCGCGCCGCCGCCGAGGCGGTGCGCGGGGAGGCCGAGCGCCTGGGCCTCGAGTTGGGGCGCACGTTCCAGCTCCTGGGGGAGATGGCCCCGGGGGAGCGCGTCACCCGCCTGGTGCTGTGCGGCGGCGGGGTCCATCTCGATGGCCTTCCGGCCTTCCTGGCCACCTCCCTGGACATCCCGGCCGAGATCCTCCAGCCGTTCCGTCATGTTCAAGTGGCAGGGGAGGTGTTCGACCTTAACTACGTGGAAACATTGGGCCCCGTCGCTGCCGTAGCGGCCGGATTGGCCTACCGGGCGATGGAGAGCGGCGAATCATGAGGAAGGTCCGCGTGGCCTTCGGGGAACGAAGCTACGCCATCTCTATCGGGCCCTCGATGCTGGGCTGCCTGGGAGAGGCGGCCCGGGCCTTCTTCTCGGGCGGGCGGGCCCTGGTGCTGAGCGACCGCAACGTGGCCCGGCACTATGGGAAGGTGGCGGTGGCCTCGCTCCGCAGGGGAGGGATTTCGGCGGAGCTCATGGCCGTCCCGGCGGGGGAGCGGAGCAAATCCCTCGCCCAGCTCTCCCGGGTCTTCGACCGGCTGGCGGCCCTGAGGCTCGACCGCGGCTGCGGCCTGGTGGCCCTGGGCGGGGGGGTGATCGGCGACCTCGGGGGACTGGCGGCGGCGGTGTACCTGCGCGGGATCCCCTACCTCCAGGTCCCCACCTCCCTCCTGGCCCAGGTGGACAGCTCGGTCGGGGGCAAGACGGCCGTCGATCATCCCCTGGGCAAGAACCTCATCGGCGCCTTCTATCAGCCGGCCGCCGTCCTGAGCGACATCTCCTGCCTCGATACCCTTCCGGCGCGGGAATTCCGCTCGGGCCTGGCGGAGGTGGTGAAGCACGCCGCCATCGCCGACGCGGAGCTGTTCGGCTATCTGGAGCGGAACGCCGGGCGCATCGAGGCGCGGGAGAAGGGCGCGATCGAGTGGATTGTGGCAGAGAACTGCCGCATCAAGGCGCGGGTGGTGGAGAAGGACGAGCGGGAGACGGGGCTTCGCCAGACCCTCAACTTCGGCCACACCCTGGGGCACGCCATCGAGGCGCTGGCCGGCTACTCGCGCCGCCTGCTGCACGGGGAGGCCGTGGCCATCGGGATGGCGGCGGCGGCGCGCCTCTCGCGCGCGGCGGGCATGTGCACGGAAAAGGACGTCGAGCGCCTCACCGCTCTTCTGGAGCGCTTCGGCCTGCCGGCGGCCGTGCCGCGCCCGCCCGCCCTGCCCCAGCTTGAGCGGGCGGTCGCGAGCGACAAGAAGCGGCGGAGGGGGAAGCCCCGCTTCGTTCTCCTGGAGCGGATCGGGAAGGTCCGCTGCGGCTGCGAGCTCCCCTCCCGGGGATGGCGGGCCGCCCTGGCCGGCCGGGACGTGAAGGCCTGATCGGGCGGGAAGCCTCCAGGGCCGCGTTGACGCCCGCAGGGGCTCGCCCTACCATCCCGGCCTTGATTTTCCGGCGGCGGACGCGGGATTCGCGCCCTTAACCCCCCTCTGGACGGTGCCACGTGCGCATTCTGCTCCTGAACGGACCCAACCTGAACCTCCTGGGCGCCCGCGAGCCGGAGAAATACGGCCAGATCCCCCTGGCGCGCCTGGAGGAGGCCCTCCGGGCCCAGGCGAAGGCCGAGGGGGTGGAACTCGACTGCATCCAGTCGAACATCGAAGGAGAGCTGGTGGACGCCCTCCAGCGCGCGGCCGGGATGAAGCCTCTCGACTTGGGCCGGGCCCCGGCCGGGAAATGCACGGCCTGCGTCTTCAACCCCGGCGGCTACACACACACCAGCGTGGCCCTGCGGGATGCCATCGCCGGGACGGGTCTACCTGTTTATGAAGTGCACATCACCAATGTGCTGAATCGTGAGGACTTCCGGCACCGCTCCCTGATCGGCCCGGTGGCCGCCGGCTCCATCATCGGGCTGGGCCTCCAGGGCTACTCGCTGGCGCTCCAGGCGGCTATCGACCGCCACGTGAAGGGCGCGGCATTCCCGCTGGAGAAGCGGGCGTGAGGCACCGGCTGGCGCGCCTGCGCCGGGCGATGCGGGAGAATCAAATCCCCGCCCTGGCGGTGCTCAACCTCCGCAACGTGCGCTACCTGACCGGCTTCACCGGCTCGGCCGGGGCTTGCCTCGTGACGGGCGGGGGGGCGGTCTTCATCACGGACTTCCGCTACCGCGCCCAGGCGGCGCGGCAGGTGGATTCCGCCTTCCGCTATGCCGAGCACCGGGGAGGCCTCCCCGGCCTGGCCGAGGAGGCCAAGCGGCTCAGGCTCAAGGGCTTGGCCTTCGAGGAGAACCATCTCTCCTACGGGGACTACCGGCGGCTCAGGAAGCTGGCGCGGGGGGTGAAGCTCATCCCGGCGCCGGCCCTGGTGGAAGAGCTCAGGCTCGAGAAGGAGGCGCCGGAGGTCAGCCTCCTGCGCAAGGGCGCCGGAATCAACGGCGGGGCGCTGGCCGAGGCGCTGGCCGCCATCCGCCCCGGAGTCCGGGAGCGGGAGATCGCCCTCGCGCTCGAAACCGCCATGCGCAACCTCGGGGCCTCGGGCCCCTCCTTCGGCACCATCGTGGCCTCCGGCCCGCGCTCGGCGCTGCCGCACGGGGTGGCCTCGGACCGGAAGGTCCGGCGGGGGGATATGATCACCATCGACTTCGGCGCCGTGGTGGAAGGCTATCACGCCGACACCACGCGGGTGGCCTGCCTCGGCAGGCCCTCGCGGAAGGGGGAGAAGATCTACAACATCGTGCTGGAGGCGCAGATGGCCGCGGTCGGGGCGGTGGCGCCGGGCGTCTCCGCCGCCGAGGTGGACGCCGTGGCCCGGAAGATCATCCAGAAGGCGGGCTACGGCGAGGCCTTCGGGCACGGGACGGGCCACGGCGTGGGGCTCGACATCCACGAGGGTCCCCGGGTGGCGCCGGGCTCGCGTGATATCCTGAAGCCGGGCATGGTGGTGACCATCGAGCCCGGCATTTACCTCCCCGGCTGGGGCGGCGTGCGAATCGAGGACATGGTCCTCGTCACCGGGAAGGGCAGGGAAGTGCTCACGAGGCCGATCTCGAAGGACCTGGCGGTTCTTTGAGCGGCGGCGGAAGGGAGGATCGGAAGAGGCATGCCTTCGACGAATGAATTCCGGAACGGGCTCAAGGTCGAGCTGGAGGGAGAGCCCTTCGTCATCGTGGAGTTCCAGCACGTGAAGCCCGGCAAGGGCGGCGCCTTCGTGCGCACGAAGCTGAAGAACCTGCGCACGGGCCGGGTGATCGACCGGACCTTCCGCTCGGGGGAATCGCTGGACTCCCCCGACGTCGACCAGCGTGAGATGCAGTTCCTCTACCAGGACTCCGATGCCGTGACCTTCATGGACACCACGACCTTCGAGCAGATACCGCTCCAGCGCGCGAACCTGGGCGAAAGCGTGAAGTGGCTCAAGGAGGAGATGGTGGTCCATATCCTCTTCCACAAGGGGGCGGCGATCTCCTTCGAGCTCCCGACTTTCGTGGAGCTGGTCATCCGCAAGACCGAGCCCGGCGTGCGGGGCGACACCGCGTCCGGCGGGACGAAGCCGGCCGAGCTGGAGACGGGGGCCGTCGTCAACGTGCCGCTCTTCCTGAACGAGGGGGACGTCCTCAAGATCGACACCCGGACGGGCGAATACATCGAGCGCGTCAAGTCCTGACGGGCCCGGGAGGGGCCGTTGAAAAACCCGCCCTCCTGTGACATCGTGCGGTCCAACAGGAAATCCTGCACGGTGAGGCATTCGGCCGCGGACGCACCGGGGGAGCGGACCTGGGCCCGGGCCGCATGCCTCCCTGGATGCGCCCATGCGGGGGAGAAGCGTGATGCGGAAATGGACCCTATTCCTGATTGCGTTGTGCGCGGCTCTCGTGCTCTCGGTTCCGGCGCGCGCGGCCGAGATGATCAAGATCGGCGTGGCTGGCCCGCTGACGGGGGATCAGGCCGCCTTCGGAGAGATGCTCAAGAACGGCGCCCTCCTCGCCATGGAGGAATGGAACGCCAAGGGGGGCGTCACCCTGAGGGGCAAGAAGGTCAAGGTGGACCTCTTGTGGGGGGACGACCGGCACGACCCGCGCGAGGGCGTGTCCATCGCGCATAAGTTCGTGAATTCGGGCGCCGTCGGGGTGGTGGGGCATTTCAACAGTTCCGTCTCCATCCCCGCCTCCACTGTCTATGCCGAGGCCGGCATCGTTCAGATCACCCCGGCCTCGACCAATCCCAAGCTAACGGAGCAGGGCTTCAAGACGGTGTTCCGGGCCTGCGGGCGCGACGACCAGCAGGGGCAGGTGGCGGCCGCCTTCATCGTGAACAAGCTGAAGGCGAAGAACGTCGCCATCCTTCACGACAAGACGACCTACGGCCAGGGGCTCGCGGACGAGACCCAGCGCTTCCTGGGCCAGCTCGGGGTCAAGCCGGTCTTCTACAGCGGCATCGTCCAGGGCGACAAGGATTTCACCCCCGTCCTCACCGCGGCCAAGCAGAAGAACCCGGAGGTCGTCTTCTTCGGGGGTATCCATCCCGAGGCCATCCTCCTCGTGAAGCAGATGCGCGAGCGGCTGGGGATGGAGGCGGCCTTCGTGACCGGGGACGGCGTGTACGTGGACGAGTTCTTCAAGATCGCCGGCAAGGCGGCCGAGGGGAGCTACGTCACTTTCACGCCGGACCAGGCGAAGATCCAGGCCGCCCAGGGA harbors:
- the pilM gene encoding type IV pilus assembly protein PilM is translated as MFGKPRFPLSVDIGSHAIKLVQFEHKKKKLALKRLGMASLAPGAVAEGVIRDPEEVMRAFEELVAAEKAKEREVVVALSGSAAVVRPVRVPSDPSLPVEEAIEAEAAQILPFPVEEARLTHSRMGRVEAGGQRMEEFLLVAVRRKPLADLVELFRHLEYEPKVVDVALLALESAIELAEVEEGEGCLALVDIGAGQTLVHILRSGRTLLTRVIPRGGAAVTAALAKRLNVSSADAEAMKLGAKPVPSPRAAAEAVRGEAERLGLELGRTFQLLGEMAPGERVTRLVLCGGGVHLDGLPAFLATSLDIPAEILQPFRHVQVAGEVFDLNYVETLGPVAAVAAGLAYRAMESGES
- the efp gene encoding elongation factor P encodes the protein MPSTNEFRNGLKVELEGEPFVIVEFQHVKPGKGGAFVRTKLKNLRTGRVIDRTFRSGESLDSPDVDQREMQFLYQDSDAVTFMDTTTFEQIPLQRANLGESVKWLKEEMVVHILFHKGAAISFELPTFVELVIRKTEPGVRGDTASGGTKPAELETGAVVNVPLFLNEGDVLKIDTRTGEYIERVKS
- the aroB gene encoding 3-dehydroquinate synthase encodes the protein MRKVRVAFGERSYAISIGPSMLGCLGEAARAFFSGGRALVLSDRNVARHYGKVAVASLRRGGISAELMAVPAGERSKSLAQLSRVFDRLAALRLDRGCGLVALGGGVIGDLGGLAAAVYLRGIPYLQVPTSLLAQVDSSVGGKTAVDHPLGKNLIGAFYQPAAVLSDISCLDTLPAREFRSGLAEVVKHAAIADAELFGYLERNAGRIEAREKGAIEWIVAENCRIKARVVEKDERETGLRQTLNFGHTLGHAIEALAGYSRRLLHGEAVAIGMAAAARLSRAAGMCTEKDVERLTALLERFGLPAAVPRPPALPQLERAVASDKKRRRGKPRFVLLERIGKVRCGCELPSRGWRAALAGRDVKA
- a CDS encoding penicillin-binding protein activator → MAPAPARPERPAEDLLAVLSRDPQSVAAEAALFDLARIAYAEGHYADAADRLKTLQSRFPLSHFYSDSEFWLGLALQAAGDAENAWLPLRGSLSREGNALRRAYLLAALGDVYEIRNDPFAALLSYAEALNASDQLPHPERIKARLRLLAEAKVAQHQLFSAVEKIKQAPTGPILRLALARRAADEGRPQASLAAIRRFLEDYPDHPDREAALELESRLRDQLSVNQGRVGVLLPLSGPAAAAGERVYQGVQLALRHALEQNPKLQIQIAVRDTRGAAGSPGDAVAKTEELIQQEKVLALVGPFLSSAAEAAAAAAARFETPLLTPFAIRTQMAGRGPWFFRNTLTNKLQAEGAAAYAVKALGLRQFAILYPDDTDGRELARHFAESVQRLGGQVAKSIPFPHDANDFGPQMRALGGMDDNQLARQKRALGLRPNEPFRLALPFEALFVPAYHDKAVLIAPQIPFYNMHSVRLLGGHGWNNDDLLRFGERYVERAIFVDGFFPDSEDPRIARFTKEYTQLFGRKPDIFSAMGYDAAKMVFEGLAKGAKTRREMRDYLATLRGFEGIMGLTDMGPEGDALRQLFVLTVRRNKIVHLQMITPHREGLAPAPALPPPAAGGPRSALP
- a CDS encoding 3-dehydroquinate dehydratase — its product is MRILLLNGPNLNLLGAREPEKYGQIPLARLEEALRAQAKAEGVELDCIQSNIEGELVDALQRAAGMKPLDLGRAPAGKCTACVFNPGGYTHTSVALRDAIAGTGLPVYEVHITNVLNREDFRHRSLIGPVAAGSIIGLGLQGYSLALQAAIDRHVKGAAFPLEKRA
- a CDS encoding branched-chain amino acid ABC transporter substrate-binding protein → MRKWTLFLIALCAALVLSVPARAAEMIKIGVAGPLTGDQAAFGEMLKNGALLAMEEWNAKGGVTLRGKKVKVDLLWGDDRHDPREGVSIAHKFVNSGAVGVVGHFNSSVSIPASTVYAEAGIVQITPASTNPKLTEQGFKTVFRACGRDDQQGQVAAAFIVNKLKAKNVAILHDKTTYGQGLADETQRFLGQLGVKPVFYSGIVQGDKDFTPVLTAAKQKNPEVVFFGGIHPEAILLVKQMRERLGMEAAFVTGDGVYVDEFFKIAGKAAEGSYVTFTPDQAKIQAAQGVITKHRERFGKEVGAYTIYAYVAANLILNSIQETNTTAGQRLANHLRSKAWSTALGKIQFNAKGDVLESPYVVWQVKGGKFVQVN
- a CDS encoding site-2 protease family protein; this translates as MTSPLRPSQPDHLAWPSAWWKPDPGMGYEPEDPGRRPGQAARRWLIPALLLLTTLLTTLLAGAFQRGFFPTAILAHPLLIFQGLPFAGTLLLILGAHECGHYLAGRRWGVDVSPPYFIPAPTLFGTFGAVIRIRGKILNRNALLDVAAAGPLAGMVVALPAVLIGLSLSRVVTGGEGEAAQGLGLGTPWLFDFAARAILGPLEPRDDVVLHPVAFAGWCGFLVTALNLIPAGQLDGGHVVYTLFGRWHRAITLAVGVILLGMAFWWEGWLLWGAIVLVLSRSHPPLLDEWTPLSAGRKWLGFACLALLALTFIWVPIHLP
- a CDS encoding aminopeptidase P family protein; translated protein: MRHRLARLRRAMRENQIPALAVLNLRNVRYLTGFTGSAGACLVTGGGAVFITDFRYRAQAARQVDSAFRYAEHRGGLPGLAEEAKRLRLKGLAFEENHLSYGDYRRLRKLARGVKLIPAPALVEELRLEKEAPEVSLLRKGAGINGGALAEALAAIRPGVREREIALALETAMRNLGASGPSFGTIVASGPRSALPHGVASDRKVRRGDMITIDFGAVVEGYHADTTRVACLGRPSRKGEKIYNIVLEAQMAAVGAVAPGVSAAEVDAVARKIIQKAGYGEAFGHGTGHGVGLDIHEGPRVAPGSRDILKPGMVVTIEPGIYLPGWGGVRIEDMVLVTGKGREVLTRPISKDLAVL
- a CDS encoding PBP1A family penicillin-binding protein; this translates as MSRRPRRLNAPSLRREPALTGPAVEGERARARRRLRSRPKPPPAGDASPSSTSGKASSARRRGGFPRAMRGFLAFVLLGATVAAVAAAAGGIAYYRKVARELPDVELLRTYRPSLVTRVFDQHGGLVREFFVERRFLLPLEEIPRNVIQATIATEDSRFEEHPGVDVIGIGRAALRNIAGGEIVQGGSTITQQLAKTLFLTPERSLDRKLREAVLAFRIESRFGKREILNLYLNQIYYGHGAYGIEAAARVYFGKGAKDLTLPEAALLAGLPRAPNTYSPFRSLDRAKRRRAHVLRRMYAEGYISGMERDLSARALVRLAKVPPSGGEAEYAIEEARRQAGRLVGTQRFYRDGLRIHTTIHSDIQREATSALRKGLQEVDRRRGYRGPIGRVSLRWSEDRIWNFVAIFLAQREEWPEFRAGRWEPAVVTKVSRRRADLKLRGAEGFLLLEDAEWARPFDPSRNGLGDKLANLEEALRPGDVVLAERLPANGKPEAAPARVRLVQEPQVQGAVVVLEPRTGAIRAMVGGYDFERSRFNRATQAVRPPGSAFKPFVYLASLREGWTPSDIILDAPVIFPSEGGEWKPTNFEERFFGPTTLLDAITYSRNVVTVKLASAIGVRKIIRRARELGIRSPLKPNLSLALGSNGVTLLELASAYGTLANGGVRVEPHLLQRVEDAAGRAIWGVSPAVRRSVPPEEAYVMVDLLQRVVEAGTASRARELKRPLAGKTGTTNDYQDAWFVGISPLFAVGVWVGMDDKSTLGRNETGGRTALPIWMEVMASLHEGLPAMDFQRPQKVSMVYVNPRTGARLPREEPGGVWQAYLPGSEPDFAPRQVRPDDLKAFAAEPEAAGPAPREPEELSLAEQGGGPPGPGEAEGPGFNPFRGDQGR